Part of the Jatrophihabitans sp. GAS493 genome, AGTCGGTATGCGGCTTGGACGGGTACCACGTAACCCGATTTCGCGTGAATGTGAGTTCCTTCCGCGGTAGATATGGCCATCGGCCACGCACATACGTTCTTGCGCGGACACTGGTCGAACGCCCACGATCCTGAACTCGGACCAGTCAGAAGCGTCGCGCAGAGCGACATCCAGAAAGTAGATGCGATGGAGCCCGAGCATGACTTCGCCACAGTTCCGGACCTCGTAGCATCGCTACATTGCAGTTCCGGTCGGGTTGTGTTCTGCGAGACCGGTGGAGAGTTGGCCCACGTGGACATTCCGGCCGCCGCCGAGCGGGGGGCAGCGAGGCTACGCAGCGTCGGCGTGGGCAAGGGCGATGTGGTTGGACTACTGGTACCCACAAGTGCCGAATTCATCTGTGCTTTCTTCGCAGTGCTTCTTACGGGTGCCGCGGTAGCGGCCCTCCCGATCCCGCCGGTTGTAATGGATCCCGTCGACGTCGCCGCACGGGTGGTGCCGTCGGTGAGGAAAGCAAGGATGCGGTTCCTGCTCGTTCATGGAGTGGGCGAGCCGGTCGGCCAGGCGGTGAGCGCCCGACTGAATGGGCATGGGGAATCGGTAGAGGGGCTGCTATGCAGTGACTTGCTAGCTCCGTTGGGTGCGCCAGTCCCCAATGCTGCGGGGATGATTCTGGCCGATGTCCCTCAGCCCGAGGACATCGCGCTCATCCAGTTCAGCTCCGGAAGCACCAGCGATCCGAAGGGGGTCATGCTCAGTCATCGGGCGGTTCTTGCCGCGCTGAGTTCTACCAATGCGCGTGTGCAGACCGTACCGTCGGACGTCGTGGTCGGCTGGGTCCCCTTGTTCCACGACCTAGGGCTGATAACGCTGCTGTCGTCGTTGGCGGCGGGCATCGAGGCCCGTCTCTTTAGCCCGATATCGCTGGTTCGCGCCCCGGAGGACATCCTTCGGGATATCGCTCGTTCGCGTGGCACTATCACGGGTGGTCCGAACTTCGCTTTCGATCGGATGCTCTCCGCCGCTGAACGTCTTGCCCCGGAGGAGGAGCTGGATCTGAGTTGTTGGCGCATCGCCCTCAATGGCGGAGAGACTGTACGCCCAGAGACCGTCCGACGATTCCGGCGAATTCTAGGTCCCCGCGGGGTCTCGTCTGCGACCATGTACCCGGGCTACGGGCTGGCTGAAGCCACGCTGGGGGTGACGTTGCCGCTGCCAGGCGTAGATCCTCGCGTGCTCACCATTGACCGGCGAAGCCTCGCCCCCGGGTCGCCAGTGGAGATCGTCGAGGACGCAACGCCGGGAATGACGGAACTGGTCGGACTCGGAGTGCCGGTCCCGGAGATCGAACTCTTCGTCCTGGGGCCGGATGGCACGGCTCTACCGGAGCGGCATCTCGGCGAGTTGTGCATCCGGGGAACGACTGTGACGAGCGGCTATCTGCACGACCCTGAGGCTACAGAGCGAGCGTTCACTGGCGGTCTCCTGCACACTGGGGACCTAGGATTCATCGATAATCGTGAACTGTTCATCGCTGGCCGGGTTCAAGAGATGATCATCGTCCGCGGGCGAAACATCTTCCCCTACGATGTCGAAAACGTGGTCCGCGATGTCATCGGCGTGTATCACGGCCACTGCGTCGCGGTGGCGAGACCCGAAGCCGAGGAGATCAACGTGGTGGTCGAGTCCGCGTCCTATGACGATGCCGACTCGGCCGCGGGGCTGATTGACGCCGTTCGGGCCGCGGTCGCCGCCCGACTGGACGTTCACGCCATTGTTGTGGAGATCGTCGCACCGCTCGCGTTGCCGCGGACCACGAGCGGCAAATGGAAGCGCAACCAGGTGCGGGCACAGCTAGCGCCGCAGATTGCTCGATTGGAGACGCCCGCATGAGAACTCCCACATTGACCGATATCAGGGACTCCGTGCGAGCTAGCCTGGCCGAGGTTGTGAGGATAGCGCCGGAGAGCGTCCAGATGGATCGTCGCCTCAACGAGTTCCCAGACGTCGACTCGTTGGCATTGATCGAGTTGATCACCGACTGCGAGCAACAATGGGGGATTCTCCTCGACGAGGACGAGCTGTTTGATATCCGAACCGGTGACGATCTTGCTCAACTCATCCTGCGCTCCCTCGCTTCGTTACCCACGGCATGACCAGTCCTTGTCTGGCCAGCCTTGACCTACCTCCGGCGACTCGTCCGGCGGCTGACGCCGCTTTCGCGTCGCTTCGCGAGCTTGCGCCTGTGCTGCCGGTGCAGCTGCCGGAGGGACTAACGGCGTGGGTGATCACGCGCTACGGCCTGGGACGCGCCGCGCTGACCGATCCCCGATTCATTAAAGATTTACGGAAGGTCCCGAAGACCGAGCATTCGCCGCGCGGGCGGCGCTACGCAGAGGACGTGTTCGCGGTCGAAGGTCGCCACATGCTAAACAGTGATCCGCCGGATCACGCTCGTCTGCGCCGCGTCGTTGCGAAGCATTTCTCAGCGAACGCCGTGGAGCAACAACGACGCGAGATCCAATCCATTGCCACCAATCTGGCTGCCACCTTGTCTAGTGAGCTGGTCACCTCGGCCCAGGTGGATCTGATGTCGACCTTCGCTCGTCCTCTGCCCGAACAGGTGCTGGGTCTTATCCTTGGCTTGCCCGCGCATAATCTGCCGATGGCGACGTCACTCACGCGCGCTCTCGGGCACCGCGAGAACCCTTCTACGCCGGCCATGAGAACAACATTCAATCAACTGGTCGACATGATCCATGACCTCATTCGCGACCCAGACTCCCTGGCCCCCACGTCGCTTCTGGCGAGTCTATGCAACGCAGTAGCGGACGGCGGATTGAGCCGTCGAGAGTCGGTCTCAACCTGTCTGATGCTACTGGGGGCGGGGATCTCGTCGACCGCGATCGCGATCGGGCATGGCGCCGCGATGCTGACTACCCACAACGCGCTGCTGCGACAACTCGTCAATGGCGGTCGTGCGAGTGAGGTTGTCGAAGAACTGTTGCGCCACCATCCGCCGTTTTCGTTTTCGCCGTGGCGCTACGCTCGCGAGGATGTGACGATCGAAGGTGTGACGATTCCGGCCGGCGCCGTCGTCTTTGTTCTGATCGCTGCTGTCAACCGCGACCCGCTGCTATACGAACGTCCCGAAGAATTGCTGATCTCTCGCAACCGTGTCGCGCATTCGTTGACCTTTGGGTATGGCAGCCACTTCTGCGTCGGCGCGCACCTCGCTCGAGCCGAGTTGGAGATTGGACTGCGGGCAATCTTCGAGGCGATCCCCACCCTGCGTCTCGCGTCCAGCTATGACAGCGTGCAGTGGCACGGACTTCTCTTCGACCGAGCACCGGTTTCGTTGCCCGTAGCAATTGGCGAATAGGTGCGTGGACGAGGCCCGGTCCAGACCGACTCGGCGGCAGGAGCTCTCAGGATTCTTGCTGGGCAGCGCTCGACCGATGAATGTATGGCCGAGTTGCTCAACTGGTTTGGATATGTGTGGGGCGCACTGAAAGTCGCTTGGATGCCTGTGCAACCAGGCTGGCCGGCCGCCGCCGCGTGGACCTTAAGTAGCGATTCGACAGTCGTTTGGCGTGACGAGATTCCTGTATATGACGGGACGAACGAGGTTGGACGACTCGTTGTTGCCAGTCACGAGGTCATTGGCGAGACTCGGGAACTCGTTGCTGCTGTCCGTCTGTTGGTCGCCCGATCGAGAGAGCAGGCGGCATCCCGACGGATGCGTGCTGCCGAGGTACAGTCCCGCCTCGACCTGCGCACGACTCGGCATCAGCTATTGGTCGCCCGGGATATCGAACGTCAGAACCTCGTTGCCTCCGTGCTTCGGCTCGCCGGTGCGCCACTGCGGGACGCGCGTCAGGTTGTTGATCGCCTAGACACCTCGCTCGTCTCATCTAGTCCAGACGTGGGTGACGTCCTAGGACGGCTCAGCGAGACACAGCAGGCGCTGGCTCATGCAAGTGAGACCTTCCGTGCCGTTACCAGAGCCATTCATCCAGTGCTGCTGGGTCAGCACGGGCCGCAGACAACGCTGAGGGAGATTGCGAGCTCACTACCAGCCACTGTCGAATTCAGCGGGAGCCTCGGCACCCGCGCCGCACCGGAGATCGAATCAGTGCTGTATTACGCCGCGGTGACGGTGATGACGACGCTCGGTGCCCTTGGAACGAATGTGTTGGCTCGATTCTCGCGGGACGGGGATCAGCTCACCGTTGCGTTCACGGTGACAATCGTTCCGTCGGCACGGAATCGTGTCGCCGCCGATCTGGTCACAAACTCGTTGGGTGAAGAGAATCAGCGAATTCGTGCGCTTGGTGGAGCACTGACCGTCGACTGCGTCGAAGACAACGTGATTGCTCGACTCTGGCTGAATGACGCACTCAGGTACCAACCACCAGCTCTGCTCACGGGACGAGGTCATCCCGAGTAGTCGGTCTGGTTTCTGTCGCTGCCGGGTGAAAACTAGGCCAGTGTTGCCGACTGAAATGAGGGCCATCCCTGACAGTGAGGGGTGTGCTTGCCGTGGAGGATTGGGCGGAGATCCGCCGGTTGAATAGGGCTGAGGGTTTGGCGGGTCGTGCGATAGCGCGCCGGCTGCGATCCGGGTGTTGTTGGCGGAGTTCCCGTTGATGCCGGCGTCGGTGATCGGTGAACGGGTCGGTTGGACCCGTTCCGCGAGTGTGCTGCGGGATCGGGTGTCGCAGTTGCGGCCGCTGTTCGCGCCACCGGATCCGGCGTCGCGGACGGGATATGACGCGGGCGAGTTGGTGCAGTGCGATCTGTGGTTTCCGCCGGTCGATGTGCCGTTAGGGCACGGCCAGTTGGGGCGTCCACCGGTGTTGGTGATGGTCTGCGGGTATTCGAGGGTGATGACCGCGGTGATGTTGCCGTCGCGGCAGGCGCCGGATTTGATTGCCGGGCACTGGCTGCTGCTGCAACGTCTGGGGGCAGTGCCACGGGCGTTGGTGTGGGACAACGAGTCCGCGGTCGGGTCGTGGCGGGCCGGGCGACCGAAGCTGACCGATCAGTTCGAGGCGTTCCGCGGGATGCTCGGCATCAAAGTGATTCAGTGCAAACCGCGTGACCCGGAATCCAAAGGTCTCGGCGAGCGGGCAAACGAGTATTTGGAGACGTCGTTCCTGCCCGGGCCGCGGGTTCAACTCCGCCGACAATTTCAACACTGAACTCGAGGACTGGCTGGTCCGGGCCAATCAACGTCAGCACCGGGCGTTGGGATGCCGCCCGGTCGATCGGTGGGACACCGATAAGGCCGCGATGCTGGCATTGCCACCGGTCGCGCCGGTGACAGGGTGGCGCAATAGTCAACGACTACCGAGGGATTGCTACGTTCGGGTCGATGCCAACGACTACTCCGTCCACCCGTCGGTGATCGGGCGTCGCGTCGATGTCAGCGCCGATCTGGACACAGTCACTGTCTACCACGCCGGGCGGGTGGTCGCCTCGCGTGAGCGGTGCTGGGCGAAGCATCAGACCCTCACCGATCCCGAGCACCGGATCGCGGCCGAGACGCTGCGCCAGCTGCCCAGGACAGCAGCGGTGGCAGTTGCCGACGAGGTCGAGCAGCGATCACTGACCGACTACGACCAGATCTTCGGCCTCACCGAAGACGTGGCCTGATGGCCACCCCCAAGACTGCTGCTGCGGCCCGCGATCTGAGCGGGGAGATCTCGTTTCTGACGCGGGCGTTGAAGGCACCCACAATGCGTGATGCGGTGGCCCGTCTCGCCGAACGAGCCCGGGCGGAGTCGTGGTCGCATGAGGAGTTCCTCGTCGCCTGCCTGCAACGCGAGGTGTCAGCCCGGGAGTCGCACGGCGGGGAAGGTCGGATCCGGGCCGCTCGGTTCCCGGCCCGCAAATCGTTGGAGGACTTCGACTTCGATCACGCCCGCGGCCTGAAACGTGACCTGATCTCCCACCTCGGGACGCTGGACTTCGTCACCGCCAAAGACAACGTCGTGTTCCTCGGTCCGCCCGGCACCGGAAAAACTCACCTTGCCACCGGGCTCGCGATCCGGGCTTGCCAAGCGGGGCACCGGGTCCTGTTCGCGAGCGCCAGTGAGTGGGTTGACCGGCTCGCCGTCGCGCACCGCAACGGCACACTGCAGACCGAGCTGATCCGGCTCGGGCGTTACCCGCTGCTGGTCATCGACGAAGTCGGCTACATCCCCTTCGAACCGGAAGCAGCGAACTTGTTCTTCCAACTCGTCTCCTCCCGCTACGAACGAGCATCGCTGATCGTCACCAGCAACAAACCCTTCGGACGGTGGGGCGAAGTGTTCGGCGACGATGTCGTCGCCGCCGCCATGATCGACCGCCTCGTTCACCACGCCGAAGTCGTCGCCCTCAAAGGCGACAGCTACCGACTCAGAGACCGAGACCTCGGCCGCTCCGCGGCCACAACACCAGACCAAGAATGACCAACAACAACGAAGGTGGCCCCGTTTTCAATCGGCATTGACAGTTTCTCCCCGGATTGGCTTGTGTGGCTCAACCCGGATCAACCAACCGGGTCAGACCACTCGTGCTGACGCATCGAGCCATCCGTCACCCACTCACTGATGCTGTACGAAGCACCGGTCTGCACATCCTCGTCGTCACACCAACCGTTGTTTGAACCTGACGTTCGGGCTCGGCCGTGAGTCTGGGGAAGTCCCTACGACAGTTGGAGAAATGTGATGTTCAGAGGACGTATGCTCCGCCCCGCGCTAGCCCTGCTCATCGTGGCGGTAGCCGCAGTGACGGTGCCAGCCGAATTCGCATATGCGTCGGGTTTCCGGTCGGCTCATACCACTGGTAGGGCATCGATTCCGGCGGCGTACCGGCAGTTGGTCGAGCGTGCCGGTACCCGGTGCGCTGCCGCTCCTGTGCGCATCATCGCCGCACAGATCGAGGCGGAGAGCAACTGGAATCCACACGCCGTCAGTCGGTCAGGAGATCGAGGCATCTCGCAGTTCCAGCCCGGAACTTGGCCTAACTGGTCCAGTCCGGGACAGTCCCCGTTCGATCCGTCCGCCGCAATTCCTGCCCAGGCGAAGTACGACTGTGCGCTGGCCGGACAGATGGCCGGTTGGCAACGACAGGGAATGCTTTCTCGTTCGATTCCGCTGACCAGGCTTATGTTGGCCGCGTACAACGCCGGCGCACATGGGGTGCTTCGTGCCGGCGGCATCCCGAACAACGGAATCACTCCCGGGTACGTCAATCGCATCATGAATCGCTCGCAGGACTACGCCTGGGCTGACAAGCCTGTCACCCAAGCCCCCCAACCGGCCGTAGCCAAGTCGCACCCGGTGGTGGCCAAACCGCGACCTAGCGCTGCCAAGGCCCGACCGGCCTCGGCCAAGCCGCATCCACCAGCCGTGCTTAGGCCGAGCGTCACGGTCGCCACTCCGGCTTTGAACTCAAGAGTGTCACAGAGTGGAGGTTTCAGCGCGCGGGGGACGGTGAGTCAGATCGGGACTCGGACCCTGTGGCTGCTCGACAACCACGACGGCTTCACCGTTGACGAAATGGTGCCGGTCATTGGCGCGCAGTGGGCCGCGGATGACCGCCCCCTCGGCGACACCTCCGACCCACTGCCGTTCTCGCTTAGCGTCGTCCTCGTTCTTGCCGATGCGAAGTGCGGTCAAATCCTTGGCCATGCGGCTGCGACGCCTAGCGACCACCTGGACGCTCTGCCCGCGGGCTGCACGATCGCCTCAACCATTCGTGTCCGGGTGATGAGTCGGTAGGCGCTCTACGATGAACCGCTCTGTTGACAGATTGCGCTGACGCATCCGACCGGGTGGGTCTGCTGCACGGATATGTGACAACGCCGTCACCGAACCGTGCAGCAGACCCCTTTCTTGCGGCGGGACGTAGTGCTGTACGAATGCGCGTGATGGATCTCCGTCGGCTTGATGTCCTCGCTGGCTCACGGGATCCGGGCTCTCCGCCGACTACGGGGTTCGCGGTGTATTGCCCCGATGCTGCCGGCCGCCGCGTCTGTTTGGGTCCGGTGGCGGATTCGTGCGTGTTGGGGGGCGTCGGGTACCGGTCGGGCGGCGAACAGGTGCTGTCTGGGCAGGGGTGGTGGTGGCCGGTTCTCCACTCTGAATTGATGAGTGCTGAGCCTGAGGCTGGGCGGAGCGCAGCATCTGCGCGAAGCGCTCCGGTTCGACGCTATGCACGAAGACTTCTAGGAGGGGACCATCGTCGCCGCTGATTTCGCTGACTGCGTGCGTGCCGTCCAGCCACGCCGTGATAGATCGGTGCGGCAAACCCGATCCTGACCGCACTGTCCTGCCTGGCTCGATCTGCCAACGCCCGTCGGCATCGGTCTGAGTCCTCACCTCGACAGCGTTCTCCAGTGGTGGTAAGTGGCGTATCCAGCGTTGCTGAGACTCGTGCACGATCCTGGACAGGCGGCGGTAAGCATCCAAGCGTTCGTCGGAGAGCGGATAGACGCTCACCTCGGGGTAGGGGCCGTTCGGGCCATTGACCACCCTGACCATATGCCTGCCGTTGTACCAGGCGTAGACCGGCTCGCCGGCGCCGATCGGGCGATCGGCGTAGCCGAACGGCATCCAAGGTTCACCTGGCTCTAGCTGCCAGAAGCCATCTGTTGTAGTCAGTAGAGTCACGGCAACCCCGTCAGCCAGCGGGCTTTCGTTCGCCCGCAGCCGTAGCTGGGCGTCCTGAGCTACTGCGAACTCTTGGTCTAGCGAACTAAGTTCGCGGGCGGTCATGGGGTACGGGAATACTTCGACCACAGGTTGGTCATCCCGGCGGCTCGTGCCCACGAACAGATGCGTGCCGGTGAGAAAAATCGTGACGTTTGGGTTTCGTTCGGAAACTTCGGAGTGCATCAGGGGTCCATGCGGGGTTACCCGCCACCCGCCACTGGCGTGCGGGCGACGCATAGCGGTTACCGCGCCGTCCACCATAGGCATGCCCAAGGCCACCCGGGCGCGGGCGTCGGCAAGTAGCGCGGCTTCCTGTCGGATGGCATGCAGCTGCGCGACAGTGAAATCATGATCCAGGAGTTCGATTTCGCTGACTCCGCTCCTTCTGGTGGTAACAGCGAGAACTCGGGCGTTGTTCACCGCTATCCTGACTGGTCGACTCCACTCATTTCGTGCAAACATCGCCTGATCGTGGCCGTAGCCGAATCGCCAGTCGCCAGTCTCATCCGTTCGACGAGTTATCTCGACAGCATTGTCAAGTAGCGGCTGGTCGCCGCGTAGCAAGCGTCGTCGAGCCTCAGCGAGCTGCGCGGCCTCATCTCTTAGGGTCTGGACTTGCTCGGGAGTTAGCTGATGTTCCTGGAGGTCCACGTAGGGATGGCCGTCAGGACTGGTCTCGTGGCCAAGCTGGTGCGTATCGGTCACCCAAGCGACGATGTATGCGCGTGCCCCGGCGGTGACGGATTGTGTCGTGACCTGATCGATCAAGCGCCAAAGGCCGCCCTCATTGGTGGCGCGGGTGACGGCGACGCCACCGGCCAGCAAAGCGCGTCCGCTCCGAAGGCGGGCCCACGCTTCTGCTTCTAGTCGCAGGTCGGGCAGGAGATTTGCGAGGGCGGGGTATTGAAAGAGTTCGACCAATTCCTCGCTCGAAGTTTGGGGGATGGCGGCTCGCACCTGCGCGCCGCGTACAGCGATCCGAACCAATTCGTTTGGCCGCCGGTTATGCGACGGCATCGCTGGCTCGCCCGCCGACAGCCGCCACGCTCCCGTGGCGTCGGTGCTCCGGATCGTTTCAACTGGGTCACTCAGAGAAAGTTCGGTGCTTCCGCGATCCGCGGTCGTGCCGGTCAGGCGCTGCGGCTGGCTCAACCGTTGCAGTTCTCTATCGTCTAGTGGGAATTCATGTATTTGATATAGGTTTGAATTGTCAGCAAGGACGGCGTTGGTGATCAAGTGCGTGCCGTCGACGTGCGCCCGAATCAGCGTATTGGATGGGCCGATCTCGACCCGGCGTCGGCGTTGAACCGGACGAACTGTGCCGTCTTCATCGGTATCGAGGGCGAGCTCAATGGCTCCCTCCGATGCTGGCATTTCCCTCTGCAGGCGATCCACTGCGCGCTCGAGGAGCTCGTTGTGGCGTTGCAGTCTGGCCATCCGATCAGTTGTTAGGCGGAAGGGGCGGACGTGGACGTGGCGCTCACCATCATCATCGATTGCGTCACTGACTAGGTGCCTACCGTCGAACGACAGCGACACGAGTCCCCCCTCTCGACGCCGTCCGGACGGCATCGGCTCGTCCTGCGGCTCCAGTCGCCACTCTCCGTCAGCGATCGTGCTGCGACGCGCCTGGACGGCATTGTCGAGTGCTGGCTGGCCGCGCGTCACTCGGCCTCGCACTTCGGCGAGTAGATGCCCTGGCTCGTTCTGGATCAATTCGTCGGCGGCATCCTGCCATGTGGCGTCATCGTTGTTGCGGAGGTTCCTACCACCGGCAGGCAGGCCGATGACACGAACCTGATCGTCGATCGTTAACTGATTCCACCATCCGAGTATCTCGATCGGCGCGCGATCGGATCTTACGAGATCGAAGTTGAGGCCGATTCGCGGAACAGCGCCGGGCCGGAGCACGCCCTCGCGTTCGCCTTCCTCTCGTGAGAGAAGAGAGGGATGGACATCGAGCGGTAGACGCATGAGCGCTTCATCGACGTCCCAATTCACGTAGGTACTGTTCTCGTGTTGTCGGGCTCCTGGAGCTTGAAGGAGGTAAGCCACCACTACCGCAGCGCGTAGGAAGGGGTAGGCCTCTATCGTCGTGGTGCCGTCTGCCGTCGTCTTTACGGTGAGGCCGAGACGGGTAGCGATCTGCAGCACGATGTCGAAGAGCAGATGCTCCGTCTGGTGACCCAATGACCCTTCGAGCTGAACGGCTAGCGCGAATGCTTGACGGTCAAGGCCGGCGAGGAGGCTTCGCAACGCTTCGCGTTGCAGGTCAGAAACTGCGCGTTGCGGACCGTGGACCGGGAGATATCCATGCGCACGGGCGATCCGCTCCCAGCTCGGCACGCCCGTGCGATTGCGATGTCCGAGTCGTCCGCCGTTTTCGCGCACGGGCCGGTTGGTTGCGCTGGCAACGGCGCGGAGATTGGACCGCAGCGCGTCCACCTGCT contains:
- a CDS encoding AMP-binding protein — protein: MAIGHAHTFLRGHWSNAHDPELGPVRSVAQSDIQKVDAMEPEHDFATVPDLVASLHCSSGRVVFCETGGELAHVDIPAAAERGAARLRSVGVGKGDVVGLLVPTSAEFICAFFAVLLTGAAVAALPIPPVVMDPVDVAARVVPSVRKARMRFLLVHGVGEPVGQAVSARLNGHGESVEGLLCSDLLAPLGAPVPNAAGMILADVPQPEDIALIQFSSGSTSDPKGVMLSHRAVLAALSSTNARVQTVPSDVVVGWVPLFHDLGLITLLSSLAAGIEARLFSPISLVRAPEDILRDIARSRGTITGGPNFAFDRMLSAAERLAPEEELDLSCWRIALNGGETVRPETVRRFRRILGPRGVSSATMYPGYGLAEATLGVTLPLPGVDPRVLTIDRRSLAPGSPVEIVEDATPGMTELVGLGVPVPEIELFVLGPDGTALPERHLGELCIRGTTVTSGYLHDPEATERAFTGGLLHTGDLGFIDNRELFIAGRVQEMIIVRGRNIFPYDVENVVRDVIGVYHGHCVAVARPEAEEINVVVESASYDDADSAAGLIDAVRAAVAARLDVHAIVVEIVAPLALPRTTSGKWKRNQVRAQLAPQIARLETPA
- a CDS encoding acyl carrier protein; translated protein: MRTPTLTDIRDSVRASLAEVVRIAPESVQMDRRLNEFPDVDSLALIELITDCEQQWGILLDEDELFDIRTGDDLAQLILRSLASLPTA
- a CDS encoding cytochrome P450, which encodes MLPVQLPEGLTAWVITRYGLGRAALTDPRFIKDLRKVPKTEHSPRGRRYAEDVFAVEGRHMLNSDPPDHARLRRVVAKHFSANAVEQQRREIQSIATNLAATLSSELVTSAQVDLMSTFARPLPEQVLGLILGLPAHNLPMATSLTRALGHRENPSTPAMRTTFNQLVDMIHDLIRDPDSLAPTSLLASLCNAVADGGLSRRESVSTCLMLLGAGISSTAIAIGHGAAMLTTHNALLRQLVNGGRASEVVEELLRHHPPFSFSPWRYAREDVTIEGVTIPAGAVVFVLIAAVNRDPLLYERPEELLISRNRVAHSLTFGYGSHFCVGAHLARAELEIGLRAIFEAIPTLRLASSYDSVQWHGLLFDRAPVSLPVAIGE
- the istB gene encoding IS21-like element helper ATPase IstB, which translates into the protein MATPKTAAAARDLSGEISFLTRALKAPTMRDAVARLAERARAESWSHEEFLVACLQREVSARESHGGEGRIRAARFPARKSLEDFDFDHARGLKRDLISHLGTLDFVTAKDNVVFLGPPGTGKTHLATGLAIRACQAGHRVLFASASEWVDRLAVAHRNGTLQTELIRLGRYPLLVIDEVGYIPFEPEAANLFFQLVSSRYERASLIVTSNKPFGRWGEVFGDDVVAAAMIDRLVHHAEVVALKGDSYRLRDRDLGRSAATTPDQE